A single genomic interval of Spinacia oleracea cultivar Varoflay chromosome 6, BTI_SOV_V1, whole genome shotgun sequence harbors:
- the LOC130462549 gene encoding chalcone synthase-like, whose amino-acid sequence MASIQEIREAQRANGPATILAIGTANPPNVMYQSNYPDFYFRITNTDHLTHLKAKFNRICEKSMMKKRHLHVTEELLIENPEMSDDNASSLKSRQVILAKEVPKLGKEAAEIAIKEWGQPKSKITHLVFGTNCDVDLPGSDHELVKLLGLHPSVKRFMLRQGGCHGGGTLLRIAKDIAENNRGARVLVICSESTVICFHAPTDMNLVPHAIFGDGAGAIIMGADFDEPTERPIFQLVSTGQTTLPDSQGDIQARLSEIGMTVQLSQQVPKIIAKNIENCLDVSFKYVGINDWNSIFWIAHPGGPAILDQVEAKLGLEKNKLSTSRHVLSEYGNMWGATVIFILDQMRKRSLNEGKSTTGEGFDWGVLFAFGPGITVETILLHSVPIN is encoded by the exons ATGGCATCCATCCAAGAAATTCGAGAGGCTCAAAGAGCAAACGGCCCTGCTACAATCCTCGCCATCGGCACCGCCAACCCACCAAATGTGATGTACCAGTCCAATTATCCAGATTTCTATTTTCGTATCACAAACACCGATCACTTAACTCATCTTAAGGCCAAGTTCAACCGCATCT GCGAAAAATCAATGATGAAGAAACGTCATTTGCACGTAACTGAAGAGCTGTTGATAGAAAACCCAGAAATGAGTGATGATAATGCAAGTTCCCTAAAAAGCCGGCAAGTTATATTGGCTAAAGAGGTTCCGAAACTTGGTAAAGAGGCAGCTGAGATTGCAATCAAAGAGTGGGGGCAACCCAAGTCCAAGATCACCCACCTTGTCTTTGGTACTAACTGCGACGTTGATCTACCCGGGTCAGATCACGAGCTCGTTAAGCTTCTAGGCCTCCACCCCTCAGTAAAGCGATTTATGCTGCGCCAAGGTGGCTGCCATGGAGGAGGTACATTGCTTCGTATAGCCAAGGACATTGCAGAAAACAACCGTGGTGCACGTGTGTTGGTTATATGTTCGGAAAGTACTGTCATTTGTTTCCATGCCCCAACAGATATGAACCTTGTACCACACGCCATATTCGGGGATGGTGCTGGAGCAATTATCATGGGTGCTGACTTTGATGAGCCTACCGAGAGACCCATATTTCAGCTGGTTTCTACGGGGCAGACCACATTGCCGGACTCACAAGGGGATATCCAAGCCCGTTTAAGTGAGATAGGGATGACCGTACAATTAAGTCAGCAAGTCCCAAAAATCATAGCTAAAAATATAGAAAATTGCTTAGATGTATCCTTTAAGTATGTTGGAATAAATGACTGGAATTCCATATTTTGGATAGCTCACCCTGGAGGGCCGGCGATATTGGATCAAGTAGAGGCTAAGCTCGGACTTGAGAAGAACAAACTTAGCACTAGCCGCCACGTGTTAAGTGAATACGGGAATATGTGGGGTGCAACTGTGATATTCATATTGGATCAAATGAGGAAGAGATCGTTGAATGAGGGTAAATCAACAACTGGGGAAGGATTCGATTGGGGGGTGCTATTCGCCTTTGGTCCTGGCATTACTGTTGAAACTATTCTTCTACATAGTGTTCCAATTAATTAG